AATTTTAACGtgtatatttttaattatataaattagaattataaaaactttgaccaatAATATCTTACGCAGAGTGTAAATAATACGGAATAACTGAAACATTTACCTAGAGGCATTATCATTTCTAGTATTTTCGTATGGACTAGTTGGACGCCCTGCGCCACCGTGCGATATGGATGATCCCGGCGATCGGGACGAGGCGGACGAACGACTGTCGGAGCCACTGCTATAACTAGACTTATGTGATGACCTTGAGGTTTTGGAGTTTGTATGTGAAGAAGGCACTTGACATATATTTGAAGCACGCATCGAATGCACTTTTCCTTTGTAAATAACATACACACTACAGAAATTTGGTGCTGATTTTTCTAAACTTGTTGGAATATCTTGCGCCTTAAACCTCCTATATCAAAAACACCGAAAACCCAAATTTAATTATTAGTAAtctctccgtctctttttgttctttacgtttgactttttacacgtttattaacgactaattaatgtgtatcgaaattcctctatttttattatttaaaggaggaaaattacgtttattttaatcaattaatgAGTATAGTATTTTTCAATCAAATGCTTATAAGGTTTTTACAAATTCTTGTAAAGATCGTCTAATAGTTTACTAACAATCAGACCATATTTCATGTCAATTAATATATTATTTGTACAGGATAATCCATTCTCTCTTATATTGAGAATAATTAATCAATCAAAAgtagaaagaagaaaaaaaaaagattttaaaAAAAGGACCTTGTAATTACGTTGTGATTAGAAGCGCCAAGAATGATATTGCCAATGGAGTTTTCCGTAATGTAACTAGTAAGTGCACTTGCCACATCGATATCATGGAGTACCACTTCGTATGCATTTATCTaaaagaggaaaaagaaaatcaaacaaGAAATTTATATAAATGGACCATTATATATATTAACCCACATATGTTTGTTTATCGGTATGAATGAGCGACAAAGACAACGAAATGTTTAATGTGGGAGGAGGATTTGAATATGTGATCATGCACGTGCGGCGTGCCCCCTGTTTTAACCACTAGGTCAAGACATTATTAGAAAATATTAACGTGATATGATATGTCAATATGATAGCTAATAATTAAGTGTAAGACAGTCTTATAGGAGATTAACCTGATATAGTTTATATGTTTTAACAACAAATTAAGTTTTACAAATAATGTATTTACCCCTTTTCGACCACAATATCCACGGTAAGGAAGAAATAATTGTTTCATTTCAGAATCTGATGGAGTTGAACCGTTTGGATTGTATTCCATATCTGCAACCAACAAATTTAGGAATTGCGTTTAAACCtcaaaacataataaactactccgtactatttAAACTTTAAAGGCACGCGATGCATGTTTCATAATTCAAACACATGTGTGTCAACAACTATTTTAAACGACTGCTTAAAATCTAAGAATTTTTTAAGTAAACACCAAACTACTCGATCATGAGATGGCTTATCAACGAcctatacttcctctgttcttttttatacgatacaattatttaggcacgtttgttaatgtacgatttcaaacattaatattttccaTTGCAGATAAgaaaaaagtataaaaagttgatatttaaataatatttattgagacgaaccTAATAAGacctcacatgactatgtttctTCTTAacataaatcacaaaataaagTTAAAGAAGCATGTGTAAATAGTGTACGTTAAAAATTCAAttatgtcatgtaaataagaatggaggaaATATATACACTTACGAGAATGAATATTGTGGGTTTTAACATGAACAAGAACGACGGTCGATTCTTTTGATCCCTTCAAAAATTTATCAACAGTCCATTGTACAGCTGATTGGCTATTCTTTCCCTTGTCGATGGCAATGGCAACGCTGTTATGCCCCAAATCTAAGGGTTCTGGTAAAGACATTTGATTTCGAAGTTTATGCCAATAATTGTAGCTTTCTTGTATGTGTTAAAACATGTAGTAtgaaattttatttcaatttagAAGGGGAATATAATATTTTGCCGGGGCAATATTTGATAATATTGCCGCggcaaataaaattaaaaatgagCAATATATTCCAACCAAGAACAATCTTCTTGGATAGgataaatattgcattggaaaaAATTTCACCCTCGTCTTTGTCTCTacgattttcaatttttttttcttatctcccgagtcaatgagaaaaaaaaaaaactttcgaTACATAAGTTTTCTATTTTTGAGAAATCTATTTTTATTGCAAATTTGTCATTCGTTTTAGTCAAGCCGCTCAAGCGAGCAGAAATCTCattcaattctaagtctatcTTTAGCAAAAGAAAATACAAAATTATAAGTCATTGTTTGACCCATAAACATGGTCAACCCAATTCTACATGGAAACACAAAAATATCCTTGAGTCCCTGAATTCAAGAAAAAAGGTTGTTTTTACCAAGCTACCCATATTCCTAGAGATgttacaatttttttattttttttaaaaaaaatgcctATATATGCAGTTATATAAGGAGTACTGTAAACCGTTCTGTAACAAAAATAATAGAAATCAAAACTAGCAAATTTACAGTACAAAATAATATGTGGATGTCAACTAGTTTAGTTGGTAAAGTCTTGAGGAGGTGGTACCATTAACAGGAATCGAATCTCGCCTACATCATTTGTTGTTTTGCCCTTTGTGACTCTCTCTATAATAAAAACAGTGCAAAACAATTtgaactaaaaataaataaatctaattctaaaatatttaaccTAAGCGTCTGAGTGTATCTCCATTGGCAATTTCTTTGGGGTAACTTCGATTTCATAAAGAATTTTGAACAGAAAGGGGTGATTTTGGTATGGGATATGTTAGAAAATTAAAGTTTGCAAGAATAGATGATTTAGTTTCTTACGTTGTGCTTAAAGTTTGTATCAATTATCCATATTAACGATGCTTTCGAGTATAATCGTATCATATACTTATAAGTTTTAGAGAAAATTGAAGATCCTAAAATTTTTAACTACTTCTTTAAATATCTACTTGTAAAAGTGTTACGTTGCATGTGTTCTATTAGTGACAAAGAGTCAGCACGTGACAAGAAGATCTCGTCGTCCATATAGACAAATTAGGAGAAATGAAGTGATTCTGGCAAAATATTAAAAGACGTCAAAAATCTCAAAATAAGTcaatatttcaattaattctcAATCCATCGCTCACGTCAGCAAAGAAAATCGGTCTATTTTTTTAACGAGTCAGAACTTCGTCGCCAACTCAATAGCGACCTAGTCAACTAAATCGCCAATTAATTGGCGATGTAAGAGGACTACGTCGCTAATTGAGGAGGCGGAGTACAAGAGACTAGTGAAATTGGACAAACAAAACTGCCAATTAAATTGGATATGTTGTCTAGCAAAATTTCGAATTAGAATCGCAATGAAGTCTATAACTCGCCAATTCAATTGGCGATTTTACAAAACAATTGGCCATTTTAATTGGCGACTTTTATAAACAACATCGTCAATCCAATTGGCGATTTAGTACTGAATCGGAGGAAAGTTACTCTAAACCAATGCTAACGTGGGCGGTAAGGGCGTATTTCTGAAAATTTAACATATTTTAACATTTTTGTCGAAAGTCGCTTATAGAAATGGTGTCCTTTCTCGTACAGAGATGCGACGGGCTGGAGGAGATGGCAAGGAGACGCCCAAGAGATAGAGGTTTCAGAGAGAATTAAGTTTTGTAGAAAATTGGGCATAGATTACCATTACCTATTAATTTAATAGTGATACCATTCATATATTTGTGTAAAATCTCCATAAATGGAGTTACCACTCCGATAGTGATGTATATATTGTGTATTCCCTCATATTACATAATACATACAGTATGTTTTAACAATAAAATTACAAGAGAATATTTACAATATACTACGATTGATTGAACAAACAATATCCAAGAATATTTCccatattctaattaattaagaaagaaAAGAGGGAAATTTATGAACTCATGGCTAAGTCTCTTAACCGGATCAACTCTGGCAAAATAAAAGAGTCCAAATCCGGTCTATCCTTTTTCCGAAGCTGAGTACATTTAATAGCCAATTTAGCCATATCCAAAGCCTCTTGGAAAGGCCAATTCGGCACGGCAGGATCGAGCATCTCGTCGAATTTACCCGCCTCAATCGCTTCCTCCACATGGTAAGACAATGCCATAGGATGCTTTGCTGTTATCAACTGGAGCAAAATGATTCCGAGTGAGTAAATATCCGACTTTGTCCCGAGCTGACCCGTTTGCTGATATTCCGGGTCAATGTAACAGAATGTACCAGCTGCGGCTGTCATATGGTATTGAGTCATCTGATTAGCTACTGTTGAAGGTACTAGACGTGCCAAGCCTACGTCACCTATCTTGCTCGTGTAGTTTGAGTCTAGGAGAATGTTTGCTGGTTTTAAATCGCGGTGCACCATTGGATCTGGCTTTGCATCGTGTAGGAAGAGGAGTGATGTTGCTATCTCGGCTGCTATCTTGAACCGAGCTTTCCAAGGGATGGTTGGGGTGCCGTTTTTATGGAATAATCTGTCTTCTAGGCTCCCGTTCTCCATGTACTCATATACAAGGCACCCGTACTCTGGACATGCTCCTAGGAGGAGTACCATGTTTGGGTGTCTCATTCGTCCTAGCACCTCAATCTGCCATAAAAGCAtgtaaacaaattcaattcattTGATCAAATCAAATACATTCATTATATCTTTGGAAAATCTCACTTTGgagaccaatttttttttaataggtaagaagaaAGGACACTGCTGAACCAGCACCTAGCACAGGTTAGCCAGCCCAGCTACGCAGGTATTCGCTTGTCTCACTTTGGAGACATGAGATTGTTTTAATAGTTTCACTAAGTATTTTGGAGGGATTAATTACCTCCTGTTGAAATTGCTTAAGCCCTTGGGATACATTGGGTCTGAGAACCTTGATGGCGACAGAGGTGTGCTGAATAATGGCCCGATAGACAGGTCCATAACCCCCTTCACCAATCTTCAACGAACTGGAGAAGTAATTAGTTCCAATTTCAATATCTTTCAAAGAGTATAACCGATAGGTGGCTAATTGGGTTGAAGTGTTGTTTCCTGATCTCCTATCCTCCTCTTCGTGTCTAGCTGCTTTCTGCTCTACCATTTTCGTCTTCCGATTCTCCAAATCTACTAACTTTTCTGATAAATGTGCTGCATCCATAGCAGCTTGGCATTTTAGCCGCTCTAGATCTGCCACAACCAATACAGCCTCTCTTGCAAGCCTCACTTCCTCAATACTGTCGTCGTTCCCATTTTGAATTAAATCAGcctaagaaaaacaaaaatgaacataTATATTATAAAATGAACTGAAAATCAGTACGCGCCTTTTCTCAACCTAAGTATATATTACCTGTTGTTTTGCAACATTTGCTTGGTCGCAAATCGAATGATAAAGCTGCATTGTGCTCCTTATTTCAAGCTTAAGTCTCGCCATTTCAACTTCTAGCTCATCCTTCAACCAAAGAAAATGAACCGAAAATTTCAGTTCATGGCATGGCATTGCAtctttaacatccatttgaaaaCATAGGCTATCTATTAATCTTAAGTGCATATATGACAACTAAATACATAACTTACCCCAAAAGAAGAAGAGCCTTGGGAACTCGTGGATGAACGAGGATGTTGCTCGCTATAGTCGAGAGACGTAGCACTGGCAGACTCGAAACTACTGTCCTGAGCAGAACCATATGAAGGGTTTCTTACGTTATTGTATCTTCTTTCTGGTGTACTTCGGCCTTCACTACTTGAGGTATAAGAGTTTCTGCATGATAATCATATGAGTTATAAGCTTATAGCTAGTTAGTAGTACAGATCGAGCTAGAAAGGAAGAATCAGTATATATGTAATACATAGTATTTAACAGGGGAACATTTGAGCTCCACATTTGATGATTTGGGTCATAAATTAAGGGTATGTTTCAAAAACTTACTGCGGTAAAAACATATCGCGCGGGATTTACCTGGAGGTATATTCTGTGCTGGTGTTGCTGTATGGATGAGGAGGTGGGTGGCCCAAGACTTGTAATCTACTAGAAGAATGATTTGATGAGTTATCAGAGCTCCTGCTATAAGTGCTTGGATAATGGTTACCAGAGAAGTCAATTTCATGGCGTATTCTCGGGGTGTTGTTGTAGCGATTACTAGAAGTCAAACGATGCTCAATAGTTGGTGAATCTGAATCACAACCATTTTGTTGTATACTCCGCGGCTGGATGTATTGATGACCACCATCAGGGGTCAGGCGCTGAAGATGTGTTGATGATTCGCGGCCACTGGGAATCCAATGGTTACTTGGGTTACTGCTTCCTGACGAGTAATTCCTCTCTGAAAGTGCAATGCTTGATCGCGAAGTATGACTAGAGATGCTACTATTTCCAAAGCTAGACTTTGAATGGGTGGTTCTGTAAGTCGAGGCTCCAGAGTTAGAGCTCGTACCTGACCGTATAAGAGCAGCAACTGGGGCATTAGGCATAAGACACACATTAGAAGGTCGCAATGTCTGCACCTTCCCTTTGTATATCACGTACACGGCACAAAAATCTGGTGCTGATTTTTCAAGGCATGTTGGAACATCTGCTGCTTTAAATCTCCTGTATCAAAGACACAGAATACGATTAAAATCTCATCTCTTGCAACTTTTAAAGCCTATTTGATAAGCGGAAGAAAATAGTGATAATTAAATTGGAATGAATTATTGTAAGTTTGTGAGAAAAATAATTCACCAATCTCATAATCTTTATTATCATCAATTACCAATGCCGGAAGTATTGGGTGGGAATGAAAATTTATAAAGATGAACATAAGTTTGGGATAAATTGCATTACCATTTACCAACAACATTATGATGTTACTTTCCTTGCCAAATTTATACTTAGATTCAATTTCATTCCCGCCGTTTCTTACCAGATACCAACGAGCTGTTAAAGTTGTCCTTAATCGTGCAATTTGTCTTTCCCACTTCAAACATTGATATTTTCAGTGGCGGatctaatttttttgtttttgtttttttgagcAATAATACATTGAGGTGTTCTCTTTAATATGTGTATCCTATTAACATCAATTGTTAACTTTTTCCCGGTAGTAGTTAGTAATTTAGTATATAGTCCTTAGTTTTGAAAATTAATTTCATCAATCAATTGTTATATACTTACATCAGTAGCTAGTTTAGGAACCTTAGTAACTAATTAACCTCATCAGATTCATCTTAATTATTGAAAAGCCATGAAAAACAAATAACCTTGACAAGAAAGAGGTGAACCTTGTAATAGCATTACGATTTGAAGCCCCAACAACAATATTGCCAAGGTTGTTGTGCTCGATATAGTTGATTAGCGCACTCGAAACATCAATATCATGAAGTACCACCTCAATTGCATCAATCTAACAAAATCCACGATAAGGAATTAATTTAAACCCGTGGTATTTAGGCAAATGATTCTTCCAAGGATAAATTTCCTTCTTCCATGGAAACCATCTTTGAGAAAATGAtagatttccttggaagaagtgaacTTATTCATTCAAAGAATCACCTCCCGTGTTTAGACAAGGAAATTAAGGATTGCGTACCCCTTTTCGACTACAAAATCCACGATAAGGAAGGAATAAATGTTGTACGTCAGATTCTGTTGGGGATGTGCCACCGGCAGAATATTCAACCTCTGTATGAACATAACACCCTCAAATTAATTTTTCTGAAGAACATCCATAcaaaaaaatgaatttaaatcataaatctcatgcaatataaaattataattaaaagaTAATTAACTCACGAGCATTATGATGGTGGGTTTTAACATGAACAAGAACAATTTGAAATTCCTTTCCCTTTAAGAAATTATCAATAGTCCATCTAACAGCTTGTTGGCTGTTCTTGCTCTTATCAATGGCAACCGCCACGGCATTGTGACCCAATTCTACAGTTTCAGGTAATGCATCCATTCAAATGTATTA
This sequence is a window from Spinacia oleracea cultivar Varoflay chromosome 1, BTI_SOV_V1, whole genome shotgun sequence. Protein-coding genes within it:
- the LOC110803655 gene encoding U-box domain-containing protein 35-like, with protein sequence MDALPETVELGHNAVAVAIDKSKNSQQAVRWTIDNFLKGKEFQIVLVHVKTHHHNAQVEYSAGGTSPTESDVQHLFLPYRGFCSRKGIDAIEVVLHDIDVSSALINYIEHNNLGNIVVGASNRNAITRRFKAADVPTCLEKSAPDFCAVYVIYKGKVQTLRPSNVCLMPNAPVAALIRSGTSSNSGASTYRTTHSKSSFGNSSISSHTSRSSIALSERNYSSGSSNPSNHWIPSGRESSTHLQRLTPDGGHQYIQPRSIQQNGCDSDSPTIEHRLTSSNRYNNTPRIRHEIDFSGNHYPSTYSRSSDNSSNHSSSRLQVLGHPPPHPYSNTSTEYTSRNSYTSSSEGRSTPERRYNNVRNPSYGSAQDSSFESASATSLDYSEQHPRSSTSSQGSSSFGDELEVEMARLKLEIRSTMQLYHSICDQANVAKQQADLIQNGNDDSIEEVRLAREAVLVVADLERLKCQAAMDAAHLSEKLVDLENRKTKMVEQKAARHEEEDRRSGNNTSTQLATYRLYSLKDIEIGTNYFSSSLKIGEGGYGPVYRAIIQHTSVAIKVLRPNVSQGLKQFQQEIEVLGRMRHPNMVLLLGACPEYGCLVYEYMENGSLEDRLFHKNGTPTIPWKARFKIAAEIATSLLFLHDAKPDPMVHRDLKPANILLDSNYTSKIGDVGLARLVPSTVANQMTQYHMTAAAGTFCYIDPEYQQTGQLGTKSDIYSLGIILLQLITAKHPMALSYHVEEAIEAGKFDEMLDPAVPNWPFQEALDMAKLAIKCTQLRKKDRPDLDSFILPELIRLRDLAMSS